From one Phorcysia thermohydrogeniphila genomic stretch:
- a CDS encoding FtsW/RodA/SpoVE family cell cycle protein, whose product MRDGRKYSAFLIFIIAILLSVSGIVFVYTGSYFYCLKHGVAPYSFALKQSIALVIGVVIALGIYKFLDYRNLAVNKRYIWGLYLVANLLLIAVLIFGKEVNNSKSWIFIAGFSVQPAEVAKVFVILFVAGYLRYKWYEIQSDVKVFIGFIVLSFIPVILILLEKDLGSAMILSIVIFAILFITGLNFRYILYPMLLGIVMFVVAVVTAPYRLARIKILLDPAGYFHTSAKYNSYQLVQAFVAFAKGGLTGMGIGQGAQSKFLFLTFSFSDFMYAHIAEETGALGAGLVLLAFFLILYLGLSIADRTDEKVGKFMALGLTLYIFLQGMVHMGVNLGLVPTTGITLPFMSMGGTSLISMFIAVGILMNIARFLPEESRTNIRLLGRGKFA is encoded by the coding sequence TTGCGGGACGGTAGAAAGTACTCTGCCTTTCTCATATTCATAATAGCGATACTCCTTTCTGTAAGTGGAATAGTCTTTGTATACACCGGTAGTTACTTTTACTGTCTCAAGCACGGCGTTGCTCCCTACTCCTTTGCCTTAAAACAGTCCATCGCCCTCGTTATAGGGGTGGTAATCGCCCTTGGAATCTACAAGTTCCTTGACTACAGAAACCTTGCCGTTAACAAGCGTTACATCTGGGGACTCTACCTTGTAGCCAACCTTCTGCTGATTGCTGTCCTAATCTTTGGAAAGGAGGTTAACAACTCTAAGAGCTGGATATTCATTGCAGGTTTCTCCGTCCAGCCTGCAGAAGTTGCCAAAGTGTTCGTCATTCTCTTCGTTGCCGGTTACTTAAGGTATAAGTGGTATGAAATACAGTCAGACGTTAAAGTCTTTATCGGCTTTATCGTCCTCTCCTTTATTCCGGTTATCCTGATTCTCTTAGAGAAGGACCTTGGCTCTGCGATGATTCTCTCAATCGTTATCTTTGCGATTCTCTTCATTACCGGATTGAACTTTCGCTACATTCTCTACCCGATGCTCTTAGGGATTGTTATGTTCGTGGTTGCCGTCGTTACAGCCCCCTACCGTCTTGCGAGGATAAAGATTCTCCTTGACCCTGCAGGATACTTCCACACATCTGCAAAGTACAACAGCTACCAACTCGTTCAGGCCTTTGTGGCCTTTGCTAAGGGTGGGTTAACCGGAATGGGAATTGGGCAGGGAGCTCAGTCAAAGTTCCTCTTCCTTACCTTTTCCTTTAGCGACTTTATGTACGCCCACATTGCCGAAGAGACTGGAGCTCTCGGCGCAGGGCTGGTTCTTCTTGCCTTCTTCCTGATACTCTACTTAGGTCTCTCCATTGCCGACAGGACGGATGAGAAGGTTGGAAAGTTCATGGCGCTGGGGTTGACACTCTACATCTTCCTTCAGGGAATGGTTCATATGGGGGTAAACCTTGGACTTGTCCCCACAACGGGAATTACCCTTCCCTTTATGAGTATGGGAGGAACTTCACTCATTTCTATGTTCATTGCCGTTGGAATTTTGATGAACATTGCAAGATTCTTGCCTGAAGAGAGTAGAACCAACATAAGGCTCTTAGGAAGGGGGAAGTTTGCGTGA
- the murG gene encoding undecaprenyldiphospho-muramoylpentapeptide beta-N-acetylglucosaminyltransferase has protein sequence MRIIVSGGGTGGHLFPCLAVSKRLIEEGHEVLFVGSTAGIESRKRELLPSPSVFIDSKGVRGKGVKSLLNGFSLLKSIWQAFSVISSFKPDRVVLFGGYVSFPLGVAATVKGVPLILQEQNSIPGKTNLLLSRFAKKVLVGYRGATGFFNGKAVFTGNPVRGEILEAVKNKESLRKKVLRALSLSEKKKTLLVVGGSQGALWINETMKKVAPELTDLREKLQIIHVTGEGKSPEMEDIYRKEGIEARVFTFYPKIWELYSVADAAVSRAGALAISEILLFGIPTLFIPFPYAVDDHQFYNAKELYEAGACILKRQEELTPKEVATTVKLLLFDIMAGEISKNMKRLAIFDSTERVVREIING, from the coding sequence GTGAGAATTATCGTCTCCGGTGGAGGAACGGGAGGACACCTCTTCCCCTGTCTGGCCGTTTCTAAAAGGCTCATTGAGGAAGGCCACGAAGTTCTCTTTGTGGGTTCTACGGCCGGTATTGAGAGTAGAAAACGGGAGCTCCTCCCGTCACCTTCCGTCTTCATTGACTCTAAGGGAGTAAGGGGTAAGGGAGTTAAATCCCTCCTAAACGGCTTCTCCCTCCTTAAGAGCATCTGGCAGGCCTTTTCTGTTATCTCCTCCTTTAAGCCCGATAGGGTCGTTCTCTTTGGAGGATACGTCTCTTTCCCCTTGGGTGTTGCTGCGACGGTTAAAGGAGTCCCCCTGATACTTCAGGAGCAGAACTCAATCCCCGGAAAAACGAACCTCCTCCTATCTCGCTTTGCTAAAAAAGTGCTCGTAGGTTATAGGGGTGCGACCGGCTTTTTTAACGGTAAAGCCGTTTTTACAGGTAACCCCGTCAGGGGAGAAATTCTTGAGGCCGTAAAAAACAAAGAGTCTTTAAGGAAGAAAGTTTTAAGGGCGCTGTCCCTTTCTGAAAAGAAAAAGACCCTCCTTGTCGTTGGTGGTAGTCAGGGAGCTCTCTGGATAAACGAGACTATGAAGAAAGTAGCCCCTGAGCTTACTGACCTTAGGGAGAAGCTTCAAATTATTCATGTTACAGGCGAGGGAAAATCTCCGGAGATGGAGGATATTTACAGGAAGGAGGGAATAGAGGCCAGAGTTTTTACCTTTTATCCAAAAATCTGGGAGCTCTACTCGGTAGCCGACGCTGCAGTTTCTCGGGCTGGAGCTCTCGCCATTTCAGAGATTCTCCTCTTTGGCATACCTACCCTCTTTATTCCCTTTCCCTACGCCGTAGATGATCACCAGTTCTACAACGCTAAGGAGCTCTATGAGGCAGGGGCTTGTATCCTGAAAAGGCAGGAAGAGCTTACGCCAAAGGAAGTTGCAACTACTGTGAAGCTCTTGCTCTTTGATATAATGGCAGGGGAAATCTCTAAGAACATGAAAAGGCTTGCCATTTTTGACTCTACTGAAAGGGTGGTGAGAGAGATTATCAATGGGTGA
- a CDS encoding nicotinamidase, with amino-acid sequence MKVKVTPYDALIIVDVQKDFLPGGALPVPKGDEVVEPLNEYIAFFTSKGQPIFATRDWHPENHVSFRENGGLWPKHCVQWTEGASFADGLKLPPDTFIINKGDRPELEAYSGFQGTLLHSLLKERGVKRLFIGGLATDYCVKNTVLGALNLGYTVFFLEDASRGVDVNPGDVERAVEEMLLRGAVKATLDDLR; translated from the coding sequence ATGAAGGTAAAAGTTACTCCCTATGATGCCCTTATAATCGTGGACGTTCAAAAAGACTTTCTACCGGGGGGAGCTCTCCCCGTTCCAAAGGGTGACGAGGTGGTTGAGCCTTTAAACGAGTATATTGCCTTCTTTACCTCTAAGGGTCAACCGATTTTTGCTACTCGGGACTGGCATCCAGAAAACCACGTTTCTTTTAGAGAAAACGGGGGACTGTGGCCTAAGCACTGTGTTCAGTGGACTGAGGGAGCGTCATTTGCCGACGGCCTAAAACTTCCTCCCGATACTTTCATAATCAACAAGGGAGATAGGCCTGAGCTTGAGGCCTACTCCGGCTTTCAAGGGACGCTCCTTCATTCCCTCTTAAAAGAAAGGGGCGTAAAAAGGCTCTTCATCGGAGGACTTGCTACAGACTACTGCGTAAAGAACACCGTGCTGGGAGCTCTGAACCTTGGCTATACCGTCTTCTTTTTGGAGGACGCTTCAAGGGGAGTGGACGTCAACCCCGGCGACGTAGAAAGGGCAGTTGAGGAGATGCTCCTAAGAGGAGCAGTAAAGGCTACACTGGATGACCTTCGTTAG
- a CDS encoding LpxI family protein produces MKERIGLLAGKGSLPLEFLKSASSKGYETVTFALEGITNREVESLSDKVFWIKPFKLGAFLKLLKKERLPQIAILGKVEHRVALTFSGFDLKALTFILSLEDRKPETIIKGIISEIEKTGTAVVDPTPFLSHLLTEPGVIAGELSSSLKKDVELGMKVAKEIASLDVGQTVVVKEGTVVALEGIEGTDECIKRGASLAGKGFTVCKAARRFQDMRVDVPTLGADTVKLVALLGGKAVAFEAGRTFLLDREKVVEIARKEGIAVIAV; encoded by the coding sequence GTGAAGGAGAGGATAGGACTCCTTGCCGGTAAGGGCTCCCTCCCTTTAGAGTTTTTAAAGTCTGCTTCATCAAAAGGCTACGAGACTGTAACTTTTGCCCTTGAGGGGATAACCAATAGAGAGGTTGAGAGCCTATCTGACAAAGTTTTCTGGATAAAGCCCTTTAAGCTGGGAGCTTTCCTTAAGCTTTTAAAGAAAGAGAGACTTCCCCAGATTGCAATCCTTGGAAAGGTTGAGCACAGGGTAGCCCTTACATTTTCAGGTTTTGACCTGAAGGCACTTACTTTCATCCTCTCCTTAGAGGACAGGAAGCCCGAAACCATTATCAAGGGCATAATATCGGAGATAGAAAAGACGGGAACGGCCGTAGTTGACCCGACTCCCTTCCTGTCCCACCTGCTTACAGAGCCGGGTGTCATAGCTGGGGAGCTCTCTTCCTCTTTAAAGAAGGACGTAGAGCTTGGTATGAAGGTGGCGAAGGAGATTGCCTCCCTTGACGTAGGCCAGACGGTCGTCGTTAAGGAGGGAACTGTCGTTGCCCTTGAAGGAATTGAGGGTACCGATGAGTGCATAAAGAGGGGAGCTTCCTTAGCCGGTAAGGGCTTTACCGTCTGTAAGGCTGCAAGGAGATTTCAGGATATGAGGGTGGATGTCCCCACCTTGGGGGCTGACACAGTTAAGCTGGTAGCACTTTTGGGTGGAAAAGCCGTTGCCTTTGAGGCCGGCAGAACCTTCCTTCTTGATAGAGAAAAGGTTGTTGAAATTGCAAGAAAAGAAGGTATAGCCGTTATTGCAGTATAG
- the ftsZ gene encoding cell division protein FtsZ produces the protein MFEIADDTFQGPVIKVIGVGGGGGNAVSRMFEQGIEGVEFIAINTDAQVLSKLPVPVKVQIGEKLTKGLGAGGKPEIGEQAALEDEPKIREILENSDMVFITAGMGGGTGTGAAPIVAKIAKDMGILTVGVVTRPFDFEGRKRHEFAEAGIKRLKEFVDTLMVIPNQKLITVAPKGLSIIDAFKLADNVLYQAVKGITEVITKPGLINLDFADVKTVMQSGGYALMGTGEAEGEDRALTAARKAIDNPLLENVQVEGASRILVNITGGPDLTLDEAYAAAGLIKERAKRDDTNFFFGVTVDEDLEGVLQVTVIATGFDEKGRPLRGFTSSYSYSYGTEKEQEDAFGIDINKLLESLKEEED, from the coding sequence ATGTTTGAAATAGCTGATGACACTTTCCAAGGCCCTGTAATTAAGGTCATAGGCGTCGGAGGAGGCGGAGGAAACGCAGTATCAAGGATGTTTGAACAAGGAATAGAAGGAGTTGAGTTCATTGCCATAAATACAGACGCTCAGGTTCTTTCCAAACTTCCAGTTCCCGTTAAGGTTCAGATAGGAGAAAAGTTAACCAAGGGGCTTGGAGCTGGAGGAAAACCAGAAATTGGAGAGCAGGCCGCCTTAGAAGATGAACCGAAAATAAGGGAAATCTTAGAGAACTCCGATATGGTCTTCATTACAGCAGGAATGGGCGGAGGTACCGGAACAGGAGCTGCTCCAATAGTTGCAAAAATTGCTAAGGATATGGGAATCCTCACTGTTGGCGTTGTCACAAGGCCCTTTGATTTTGAAGGAAGGAAGAGGCACGAGTTTGCAGAGGCCGGAATAAAGAGGCTTAAAGAGTTCGTTGACACACTCATGGTAATTCCCAACCAGAAACTTATAACCGTAGCTCCTAAAGGCCTCAGCATAATAGATGCCTTTAAGCTTGCAGATAACGTTCTCTACCAAGCGGTAAAGGGCATTACGGAAGTAATTACAAAGCCGGGGCTGATAAACTTAGACTTTGCAGACGTTAAGACGGTAATGCAGAGCGGCGGATACGCGTTAATGGGAACAGGAGAAGCTGAAGGGGAGGATAGAGCTCTCACCGCAGCAAGGAAGGCGATAGATAACCCACTCTTAGAGAACGTTCAGGTAGAAGGGGCAAGCAGGATACTCGTAAACATCACAGGAGGGCCGGACTTAACCCTTGACGAGGCTTACGCCGCCGCAGGACTTATAAAAGAGAGAGCCAAGAGGGACGACACCAACTTCTTCTTCGGCGTAACGGTGGACGAGGACCTTGAAGGGGTTCTTCAAGTAACGGTAATTGCTACAGGCTTTGACGAAAAGGGAAGACCTTTAAGGGGGTTCACGAGCTCCTACTCCTACTCCTACGGAACCGAAAAGGAGCAGGAGGACGCTTTCGGCATAGACATCAACAAGCTGCTTGAGAGCCTAAAAGAGGAAGAGGACTAA
- a CDS encoding beta-ketoacyl-ACP synthase III, whose product MGVKVVSTGSYVPDRVLTNFDLEKMVETSDEWITTRTGIKERRISEGETTSDMATEAAVRALKGRNPEEVDLIVVATATPDAFFPSTACKVQAKMENKRAIAFDVSAACTGFIYALYVADSIMRSKDVNKALVIGAERFSKIVNWKDRTTCILFGDGAGAVVLKKGEEEGILGFDLGADGSYGDLLYVPSVGSNEEFPFYVRMRGNEVFKVAVRTMVDSAIRVLEKTGISPQEIDLLVPHQANLRIINAVAERLGIDREKIFVNLNRYGNTSAASIPIALDEALREGRIGEGSLVLLIGFGGGFTWGSCVLRL is encoded by the coding sequence ATGGGTGTTAAGGTAGTTTCTACAGGTTCTTACGTTCCGGATAGAGTCCTTACAAACTTTGACCTTGAAAAAATGGTAGAGACCTCCGACGAGTGGATAACAACAAGGACGGGCATTAAGGAGCGCCGTATCAGCGAGGGAGAAACCACCTCCGATATGGCAACTGAAGCTGCCGTAAGGGCTCTAAAAGGTAGAAACCCTGAAGAAGTTGACCTTATCGTTGTGGCTACTGCAACTCCAGACGCCTTCTTTCCCTCTACTGCCTGTAAAGTTCAGGCGAAAATGGAAAATAAAAGGGCAATAGCCTTTGACGTTTCTGCAGCCTGCACCGGTTTCATCTACGCCCTTTACGTTGCCGACTCCATAATGAGGTCTAAGGATGTAAACAAGGCCCTTGTTATAGGGGCTGAGAGGTTCTCTAAAATCGTTAACTGGAAGGACAGAACTACCTGTATACTCTTTGGAGACGGTGCAGGAGCAGTTGTTCTTAAAAAGGGTGAAGAAGAGGGCATTCTCGGCTTTGACCTTGGAGCAGACGGCTCTTACGGTGATTTACTCTACGTTCCTTCAGTTGGCTCAAACGAGGAGTTTCCCTTTTACGTAAGGATGAGGGGTAACGAGGTCTTTAAGGTAGCTGTGAGGACGATGGTTGACTCTGCCATTCGGGTCCTTGAAAAGACGGGAATTTCTCCTCAGGAGATAGACTTGCTCGTTCCCCATCAAGCCAACCTCAGGATTATAAACGCCGTTGCCGAAAGGCTCGGTATTGACAGGGAAAAGATTTTTGTAAACCTTAACAGGTACGGTAATACAAGCGCTGCCTCAATTCCCATAGCCCTTGATGAGGCCCTTAGGGAAGGTAGAATAGGCGAGGGTAGTCTTGTTCTTCTCATAGGTTTTGGAGGAGGCTTTACTTGGGGGTCTTGCGTTCTGAGGCTTTAA
- the nusB gene encoding transcription antitermination factor NusB, with the protein MTNRDKKEAREHACLMMYQYDIGNFSPEEIISNYWEERSASPEVKQMAEHLFEKTIENLKNVDMEISRYLKKGWVVSRLLPMDRSILRVATYEILNESFSPPEAVINDAVDIAKVYGEDVKSPRFVNAILDRIKSESAK; encoded by the coding sequence ATGACGAACAGGGATAAAAAAGAGGCAAGAGAACACGCCTGTTTAATGATGTACCAGTACGATATCGGAAACTTCTCTCCGGAGGAGATTATCTCTAACTACTGGGAAGAAAGAAGCGCCTCCCCAGAAGTAAAACAGATGGCAGAGCACCTCTTTGAAAAGACCATTGAGAACTTAAAGAACGTTGATATGGAGATTTCAAGGTACTTGAAGAAGGGCTGGGTAGTTTCCCGTCTCCTCCCCATGGACAGGTCTATCCTAAGAGTTGCTACCTACGAGATACTCAACGAAAGTTTCTCCCCTCCAGAGGCGGTTATTAACGACGCTGTTGATATTGCAAAGGTTTACGGAGAGGATGTAAAGTCTCCAAGGTTTGTAAACGCCATCCTTGACAGGATTAAGTCGGAGTCTGCTAAGTGA
- a CDS encoding AAA family ATPase, with translation MGRIDEAIDILYEDEELALCCDEFLPAIEERLRALDRTLPLSIDSDFFVELVDKIRKELLKNGIPEGIMGVVTVTYELGSLGLDVARGIAEKLGYKLVFSEILQEVAKRLEVPEWEIEEFNEFKYVSSKLTIFDLFQIDRSFIDFGALFGEKRRDITFEEFREALTKAVTSFAVSNNVVIVGHASACILKEYPGTLHIKVEAPFADRVKVYAERTGVSLSEAERQLRRIDEKEKEFYRDLCDVDVADISLFHLKLNTSKLSVDSAVEVALKAFELVVGE, from the coding sequence ATGGGCAGGATTGATGAGGCTATAGATATCCTTTATGAGGATGAGGAGTTAGCTCTCTGCTGTGATGAGTTCCTGCCCGCTATAGAGGAGAGACTCAGAGCTCTGGACAGGACTTTACCTTTAAGCATTGATTCTGATTTTTTTGTTGAGTTAGTTGATAAAATAAGAAAAGAGTTGCTAAAAAATGGAATACCGGAGGGAATAATGGGTGTTGTTACTGTGACTTATGAACTTGGCTCCCTTGGTCTTGACGTTGCGAGGGGGATAGCTGAAAAGCTCGGCTATAAGCTGGTCTTTTCAGAAATACTTCAGGAAGTCGCTAAGAGGCTTGAAGTTCCTGAGTGGGAGATAGAGGAGTTTAACGAGTTTAAATATGTCTCCTCAAAGCTGACAATCTTTGACCTTTTCCAGATAGACAGGAGCTTTATAGACTTTGGAGCTCTCTTTGGAGAGAAGAGAAGGGATATAACCTTTGAAGAATTTAGGGAGGCCCTTACAAAAGCCGTTACGTCTTTTGCCGTTTCAAACAACGTTGTTATTGTAGGCCACGCTTCTGCCTGCATCCTGAAGGAGTACCCCGGAACTCTCCACATTAAGGTTGAAGCTCCCTTTGCCGACAGGGTAAAGGTTTACGCCGAAAGAACAGGAGTTTCACTATCTGAAGCCGAGAGGCAGCTAAGGAGAATAGACGAGAAGGAGAAAGAGTTCTACAGGGACCTGTGCGACGTTGACGTTGCCGATATATCCCTCTTCCACCTCAAGCTCAACACCTCCAAGCTCTCAGTTGATAGCGCCGTGGAAGTTGCACTGAAAGCCTTTGAGCTGGTGGTGGGTGAGTAG
- the murD gene encoding UDP-N-acetylmuramoyl-L-alanine--D-glutamate ligase: MEAVVIGMGKSGTAAAELLRRKGYRVTPYDDKNPLPLPENPSLAVKSPGVPPNHPVVQKLKNSGVPVIGEVELAYRFSKGRIVAITGTNGKSTTTALIHHVLLTGGYKAFIGGNYGIPFSSFTEETSEDSITVLELSSFQIEDLVDFKCEISVILNITPDHLNRYSSLSDYASAKLKLLSKSELSILNLDDPILGNLKGENFLFFSRKKRADAFLEGDRIVCGEFILPLKELPLKGVHNAENYMASLLVLKELGVPEDVILQGFKTFKGLPHRTEFVATINGVTFINDSKSTNVDSLRKALESFNRIVLIAGGSDKGLDFSPLKSLVEERVKAIVAIGETAPTFKSLFGDLVDVVIEGDIYSAVERAYGLAESGDVVLLSPGCASFDMFKNFEERGEKFKEAVRLLEETLAGR, encoded by the coding sequence GTGGAAGCTGTAGTCATTGGTATGGGAAAAAGTGGAACTGCTGCTGCAGAGCTCTTAAGGAGAAAGGGCTACAGAGTTACTCCCTACGACGATAAAAATCCCCTTCCACTTCCAGAAAATCCCTCCTTAGCTGTAAAGTCTCCCGGAGTTCCTCCCAACCATCCGGTTGTCCAGAAGTTAAAAAACTCTGGCGTTCCCGTCATAGGTGAGGTGGAGCTTGCCTACCGTTTTTCAAAAGGCAGGATAGTTGCAATAACGGGAACTAACGGAAAGAGCACAACGACAGCCCTCATTCACCACGTTCTACTTACCGGAGGTTATAAAGCCTTCATCGGAGGGAACTACGGTATACCCTTTTCTTCTTTTACTGAGGAAACGAGTGAGGATTCCATAACTGTCCTTGAGCTTTCATCCTTCCAGATAGAGGACCTTGTTGACTTTAAGTGTGAGATTTCGGTAATCCTCAACATCACTCCAGACCACCTTAACAGGTACTCATCCCTTTCAGATTACGCCTCTGCAAAGCTTAAACTCCTCTCCAAGTCAGAACTTTCCATTTTGAACCTTGACGACCCTATCTTGGGGAATCTAAAGGGAGAGAACTTCCTCTTTTTCAGCAGGAAAAAAAGAGCAGATGCTTTCTTGGAAGGTGATAGAATAGTTTGTGGGGAGTTTATTCTACCTTTAAAGGAGCTCCCCCTAAAAGGCGTTCACAACGCTGAAAACTACATGGCCTCCCTTTTGGTTCTAAAAGAGCTCGGAGTCCCTGAGGACGTTATCTTACAGGGCTTTAAGACCTTTAAAGGACTTCCCCACAGGACAGAGTTTGTTGCCACCATTAACGGGGTTACTTTCATAAACGATTCCAAGTCAACAAACGTTGACTCCTTGAGGAAAGCCCTTGAGAGCTTTAACAGGATTGTCCTTATTGCCGGTGGTAGCGATAAGGGACTGGACTTTTCTCCTTTAAAGTCCCTCGTTGAGGAGAGAGTTAAAGCCATTGTTGCAATTGGAGAGACTGCACCTACCTTTAAGTCCCTCTTTGGAGACCTTGTAGACGTTGTTATTGAAGGTGATATCTACTCTGCGGTAGAGAGGGCTTACGGTTTAGCCGAGAGTGGAGACGTTGTCCTCCTCTCTCCGGGGTGTGCAAGTTTTGATATGTTTAAAAACTTTGAGGAAAGAGGAGAAAAGTTTAAGGAGGCTGTAAGGCTCTTGGAGGAAACTCTTGCGGGACGGTAG
- the scpB gene encoding SMC-Scp complex subunit ScpB codes for MGEVKRAVEAAIFLSQEPVSEKVLSERLGFEIEEVKKALEELVEDYAERGIVLKKVAGGYRFFTAPDLSKTLKSFVEDRPVKLSRPLLEVLAVIAYNQPITKKDIMKIRGQNCDGAIKSLLEKGLIEVAGRANTPGRPKLYRTTDAFLYHFGLNSIEELPKVSLEEDLNGQD; via the coding sequence ATGGGTGAGGTGAAAAGAGCTGTAGAGGCTGCAATCTTCCTGTCTCAGGAGCCGGTTTCTGAGAAGGTCCTTTCAGAAAGGTTGGGATTTGAGATTGAAGAGGTAAAGAAAGCCCTTGAAGAGCTTGTAGAGGACTACGCAGAGAGGGGGATTGTCCTTAAAAAGGTTGCCGGTGGTTACCGCTTCTTTACAGCTCCCGACCTATCAAAAACCCTTAAGTCCTTTGTAGAGGATAGGCCGGTAAAGCTTTCAAGGCCTCTTTTAGAGGTCCTTGCCGTGATTGCCTACAACCAGCCGATTACAAAGAAAGACATTATGAAGATAAGGGGACAGAACTGTGATGGCGCTATAAAGTCCCTCCTTGAAAAGGGGCTGATAGAGGTTGCCGGTAGGGCTAACACTCCCGGTAGGCCAAAGCTTTATAGAACTACCGATGCATTCTTGTACCACTTTGGACTAAATTCAATAGAGGAGCTCCCGAAAGTTTCCTTAGAGGAAGACTTAAATGGGCAGGATTGA
- the fabK gene encoding enoyl-[acyl-carrier-protein] reductase FabK — protein MLKTRICEILGIEYPILQGGMAWIADAELAAAVSNAGGLGIIAGGSRSAEELRQEIRKCKELTDKPFGVNIMLMMPNAEEIIKVCLEEEVPVVTTGAGNPGKYIPAFKEKGIKVIPVVASDALAKRMERIGCDAVIAEGMEAGGHIGKLTTMVLIPSIVRAVNIPVIAAGGIALGEQAAAAFVLGAEGIQVGTRFLAAKECNVHPNYKQKVLKARFNQITVTGITTGHPVRLIENKLTKKFAELEFSGASKEELEELGRGRLRLAAEKGDVEWGSVMAGQVVGYVNKEETAEEIIRDIMEGAERTLRELCGRFFGNE, from the coding sequence ATGCTCAAGACGAGAATCTGTGAGATACTGGGGATTGAATACCCCATTCTTCAGGGGGGAATGGCTTGGATTGCAGACGCTGAACTTGCGGCTGCCGTTTCAAACGCTGGAGGTCTCGGAATAATCGCCGGTGGAAGTAGAAGTGCGGAAGAGCTCCGCCAAGAAATAAGAAAGTGCAAGGAGCTTACCGATAAGCCCTTTGGTGTTAACATTATGCTAATGATGCCTAACGCCGAGGAGATAATAAAGGTCTGCCTTGAGGAGGAAGTTCCCGTCGTAACGACGGGAGCTGGTAATCCCGGTAAGTACATCCCTGCCTTTAAGGAGAAGGGAATAAAGGTTATTCCCGTTGTTGCGAGTGATGCCCTTGCCAAGCGTATGGAGAGGATAGGTTGCGATGCCGTTATTGCTGAAGGAATGGAGGCTGGAGGTCACATAGGTAAGCTGACAACGATGGTTCTCATTCCTTCAATAGTTAGGGCCGTGAATATTCCCGTTATTGCTGCCGGCGGTATTGCCCTTGGCGAACAGGCAGCAGCTGCCTTTGTCCTTGGAGCTGAGGGTATTCAGGTAGGAACTCGCTTCCTTGCAGCCAAGGAGTGTAACGTTCACCCTAACTACAAGCAAAAGGTTCTGAAGGCGAGGTTCAATCAAATTACAGTTACTGGTATAACGACCGGTCACCCCGTGAGGCTCATTGAGAACAAGTTAACTAAGAAGTTCGCAGAGCTTGAGTTCTCCGGTGCGTCCAAGGAGGAGCTTGAAGAGCTTGGAAGGGGAAGGCTCCGTCTTGCTGCTGAGAAAGGAGACGTAGAGTGGGGTTCAGTCATGGCTGGTCAGGTTGTAGGTTACGTCAATAAGGAGGAGACTGCAGAGGAGATTATCAGGGACATTATGGAAGGAGCTGAGAGGACTTTAAGGGAGCTCTGCGGTCGTTTCTTTGGAAATGAATAA
- the ribH gene encoding 6,7-dimethyl-8-ribityllumazine synthase has protein sequence MKVVEGKLKADGIKFAIAVSRFNSFITDRLLEGAIDCILRHGGREEDITVFKVPGSFELPLVAKKLAKKDFDAVIALGAVIRGETPHFDYVAAEVSKGIANVSLEAEKPVIFGVLTTDTVEQAIDRAGTKAGNKGWEAALAAIEMVNLLREMG, from the coding sequence GTGAAAGTAGTTGAAGGTAAACTCAAAGCTGACGGGATAAAGTTTGCGATAGCGGTAAGCAGGTTTAACTCCTTTATAACCGATAGACTCTTAGAGGGAGCTATTGACTGTATCCTCCGCCACGGTGGTAGAGAAGAGGACATAACCGTTTTTAAGGTTCCCGGCTCTTTTGAGCTTCCCTTAGTTGCCAAGAAACTGGCAAAAAAAGACTTTGACGCCGTTATTGCCCTTGGAGCTGTCATAAGGGGAGAAACTCCCCACTTTGACTACGTTGCTGCTGAAGTGAGTAAGGGAATCGCTAACGTTTCCCTTGAGGCTGAAAAGCCGGTGATATTCGGAGTTCTTACCACCGATACTGTTGAGCAGGCAATAGACAGGGCCGGAACAAAGGCCGGAAACAAAGGTTGGGAGGCAGCTTTAGCGGCAATAGAGATGGTTAATCTCTTGAGGGAGATGGGATGA